Proteins from one Bacillota bacterium genomic window:
- a CDS encoding DegV family protein encodes MGGAGRVGVVTDSCSGVSPEMAQALGIEVVPLTVIFGEEAFLDGVDIDTAEFYARMARGPVLPRTSQPSPARFLDAFSRLAAQGASGVVVVTVAGALSGTYQSALRAAADFSGLPVEVVDSGTASLGQMFAVLAAAEVARKGSEVAQVVLRVREVAGRTRLYGVLETLEYLRLGGRIGRAAAWTGSLLQIKPVLALGNGDIVPVARLRTRARAVEFMLSRVEGDLRSEPGGTLRMGVVHSACPREAGELAEKVRERFVPDELVVSELTPVMGAHAGPGVLGVAFYRDWCCGSDWELPSAGERRCPAAVPQAGAGRAVTRWPWGRQESPCRWSKQSNIGMEATGSVRGVGAGSLSRWQRGWD; translated from the coding sequence TTGGGCGGGGCGGGCCGGGTAGGGGTGGTCACCGATAGCTGCTCTGGTGTCTCTCCCGAGATGGCGCAGGCCCTGGGTATCGAGGTGGTTCCCCTCACGGTAATCTTCGGCGAGGAGGCCTTCCTGGACGGAGTGGATATCGATACTGCTGAGTTTTACGCGCGCATGGCGCGGGGGCCTGTGCTGCCGCGCACCTCGCAACCCTCGCCCGCCCGGTTCCTGGATGCCTTCTCGCGCCTAGCGGCTCAGGGGGCAAGCGGGGTGGTCGTGGTGACGGTGGCGGGTGCTCTGAGCGGTACTTACCAGTCGGCTTTGCGGGCAGCCGCGGACTTCTCCGGACTGCCGGTTGAGGTGGTGGATTCGGGCACCGCTTCGCTGGGGCAGATGTTCGCCGTGCTGGCGGCTGCCGAGGTTGCGCGCAAGGGGTCTGAAGTGGCGCAGGTGGTGCTCAGGGTGCGGGAAGTGGCGGGCAGGACTCGGCTGTATGGCGTGCTGGAAACCCTGGAGTACCTGCGGCTCGGGGGACGCATCGGTAGGGCCGCGGCGTGGACGGGCTCGCTCCTTCAGATCAAGCCCGTGCTGGCTCTTGGCAACGGGGACATCGTTCCGGTGGCCAGGCTGAGGACCAGGGCCCGGGCGGTGGAGTTCATGCTTTCCCGTGTGGAAGGGGACTTGCGTTCGGAGCCGGGTGGCACCTTGCGCATGGGTGTCGTGCACTCCGCCTGCCCTCGCGAGGCCGGTGAGCTGGCGGAAAAGGTAAGAGAGAGATTTGTGCCCGACGAACTGGTGGTATCGGAATTGACGCCGGTAATGGGTGCTCATGCCGGGCCGGGAGTGCTCGGGGTGGCCTTTTACCGCGACTGGTGCTGCGGGTCCGACTGGGAGTTACCGTCTGCCGGCGAGCGGCGGTGCCCTGCCGCGGTTCCCCAGGCGGGTGCCGGACGCGCCGTAACGCGGTGGCCCTGGGGCAGGCAGGAAAGTCCCTGTCGTTGGTCGAAGCAGTCGAATATAGGCATGGAAGCAACCGGGTCCGTTCGGGGCGTGGGTGCGGGGAGCTTGAGTAGGTGGCAGCGGGGGTGGGACTGA
- a CDS encoding aldehyde ferredoxin oxidoreductase C-terminal domain-containing protein: MRKLVRVNMTQRTVTLEDLPEKYRFMGGRWLTSALVADEVPPTCHPLGPNNRLVVAPGMVTGTAAPSSGRVSVGGKSPLTGGVKESNAGTPVAQSLSRLGIAAVLVEGQPREKGALFVLRLGKGGGVLEPAGDLAGLGMYEFASRVRQRFGEVGFIATGPAGEKGMAMAGVCFNDTEFRPSRYAGRGGLGAVMAARGLKAILVDDQGAPGVSLANPDLFRQGQRKLADALREHPITRPGGTLNSFGTAALINVLNEAGGLPTRNFSSGRFEGAGRIAGETIAETVKARGGQGRMGHGCHPGCVIQCSNIWARPDGSEHVSCLEYESVWALGADCGIDDLDAIAELIWICNDSGLDTIEAGVTLGVAMEAGLLPFGDARTAVELLKECGRGTPLGRILGNGAAFAGRGFGVTRVPVVKGQGMPAYEPRAVKGIGVTYMTSPMGADHTAGYTVAPEILSVGGKADPLAAGGKAKLSADLQAATAFIDSTGYCLFIAFAVMDIPSGFEGMVETCNGVLGTEWTVADVAAIGARIVAMERRFNEAAGITRAQDRPPEFMRYEPLPPHNQVFDVSDEELDQVGVLLGQDR, encoded by the coding sequence ATGCGCAAGCTGGTGAGGGTCAATATGACCCAGCGGACCGTGACTCTGGAGGATTTGCCCGAGAAGTACCGGTTCATGGGTGGGCGCTGGCTGACGTCGGCCCTGGTGGCCGATGAGGTGCCTCCCACGTGCCATCCCCTGGGGCCCAATAACCGGCTGGTGGTGGCCCCCGGCATGGTGACGGGGACGGCGGCTCCCAGTTCGGGGCGTGTGTCGGTGGGAGGCAAGTCTCCGCTCACCGGCGGCGTCAAAGAGTCGAATGCGGGCACGCCCGTAGCGCAGAGCCTTTCCAGGCTGGGAATCGCGGCTGTGCTGGTAGAAGGACAGCCCCGGGAGAAGGGGGCATTGTTTGTCCTCAGGCTGGGCAAGGGCGGAGGGGTACTTGAGCCGGCGGGGGACCTGGCGGGCCTGGGCATGTACGAGTTTGCTTCGCGTGTGCGGCAACGGTTTGGGGAGGTGGGCTTCATCGCCACCGGGCCAGCGGGTGAAAAGGGTATGGCCATGGCGGGGGTATGCTTCAACGACACCGAGTTTCGGCCGTCCCGCTATGCGGGCCGGGGCGGGCTGGGTGCCGTCATGGCGGCAAGGGGCCTGAAGGCCATCCTGGTGGACGATCAAGGTGCGCCGGGCGTTTCGCTTGCTAACCCGGATCTGTTCCGCCAGGGCCAGAGGAAACTCGCCGACGCCCTGCGCGAGCACCCCATCACCCGCCCGGGCGGCACTCTCAACTCCTTCGGCACGGCTGCCCTCATCAACGTGCTGAACGAGGCAGGAGGTCTGCCCACCCGGAACTTCAGTTCCGGCCGGTTCGAAGGAGCTGGGAGAATTGCCGGTGAGACCATCGCGGAAACGGTGAAGGCGCGGGGCGGGCAGGGCAGGATGGGGCACGGTTGCCACCCAGGGTGCGTGATCCAGTGCAGCAACATCTGGGCAAGGCCGGACGGGTCGGAGCACGTTTCCTGCCTGGAGTACGAATCGGTGTGGGCGCTGGGCGCCGATTGTGGTATAGACGACCTGGACGCCATAGCCGAGCTCATCTGGATCTGCAACGATAGCGGCCTTGACACCATCGAAGCGGGAGTCACGCTGGGGGTGGCCATGGAAGCGGGTCTGCTGCCTTTCGGCGATGCCAGGACGGCTGTGGAGTTACTGAAGGAATGCGGCCGGGGGACGCCGCTGGGGCGCATCCTGGGTAACGGAGCGGCCTTTGCGGGTCGGGGGTTCGGGGTCACCCGGGTGCCTGTGGTGAAGGGTCAGGGGATGCCGGCGTACGAACCCCGTGCGGTGAAGGGGATTGGCGTCACCTACATGACTTCCCCCATGGGCGCGGACCACACTGCCGGCTACACCGTGGCCCCTGAGATTCTCTCGGTGGGAGGCAAGGCAGACCCGCTGGCCGCCGGGGGCAAGGCCAAGCTTTCTGCCGATCTGCAGGCTGCCACCGCGTTCATCGACAGTACCGGATACTGCCTCTTCATCGCCTTTGCCGTCATGGACATTCCCAGCGGGTTCGAGGGCATGGTGGAGACCTGCAACGGCGTCCTGGGTACAGAGTGGACTGTGGCAGATGTGGCGGCCATTGGTGCCCGGATAGTGGCCATGGAACGGCGCTTCAACGAGGCGGCAGGGATTACCCGGGCCCAGGATCGCCCGCCTGAGTTCATGCGCTATGAACCCCTCCCGCCTCATAACCAGGTGTTCGATGTCTCCGACGAAGAGTTGGACCAGGTGGGAGTTCTGCTCGGGCAGGACAGGTGA
- a CDS encoding SPASM domain-containing protein, with protein sequence MRWGCFHPSPGEAGRSGAGVLAERVYREDIEGGVLLHRARPDLRRLYVELTSRCRGGCVACVRRSWDEPVGDMSVDLLREVIAGAVRESQLERVHFGGIGEPFLHPGVMEAIALVKGAGLKVTISTNGSDLRTLAGELVAMQVDELVVSCDSPDPGRYGEIRGSSLAALEEGLEALGRAKARAGSVLPRLVLEFVAMRGNLADLRDMPRFARRWGAASLLVTNLLPYTRAMAGEILYTGPNAPMRPAESGSLRPDASALVWAAAAREWFTWGTVDLPRMAWGAARRCRFVGTQAAVVGWDGKVSSCIPLSHNYTFFIFGQPKCVRRYTLGELGSQDLLAIWMSEEYVKFRSRVRRYDFPSCVDCALGETCDYRSENRDCWGGDPSCADCLWAQDIIRCP encoded by the coding sequence ATGAGGTGGGGGTGTTTCCACCCATCGCCGGGGGAAGCGGGGAGGAGCGGAGCTGGCGTGCTCGCCGAGCGGGTGTACAGGGAGGATATCGAAGGGGGAGTCCTGCTTCACCGCGCACGCCCGGATCTGCGCAGGCTGTACGTGGAGTTGACCAGCCGGTGCCGGGGCGGATGCGTAGCATGTGTGAGGAGATCGTGGGACGAGCCCGTGGGGGATATGTCCGTTGACCTGTTGCGCGAGGTCATTGCCGGGGCGGTCCGCGAGTCCCAGCTGGAACGGGTCCACTTCGGGGGCATCGGTGAGCCCTTCCTCCACCCGGGCGTCATGGAAGCCATTGCTCTCGTCAAAGGGGCAGGGTTGAAGGTCACCATCTCCACGAACGGATCTGATCTCAGGACGCTGGCGGGAGAGCTCGTCGCCATGCAGGTGGACGAGCTGGTCGTGTCCTGCGACAGCCCGGACCCCGGCCGGTACGGAGAGATCCGCGGCTCCTCGTTAGCTGCCTTGGAAGAAGGACTGGAGGCGCTGGGCCGGGCCAAGGCGCGAGCCGGCAGTGTTCTTCCTCGCCTGGTGCTGGAGTTTGTGGCCATGCGCGGCAACCTGGCGGACCTGCGTGACATGCCCCGCTTCGCGAGGCGCTGGGGAGCGGCGTCCCTGCTGGTGACCAACCTGCTTCCTTACACTCGTGCCATGGCCGGCGAGATTCTCTACACCGGTCCGAACGCACCCATGCGCCCCGCGGAAAGCGGCAGTCTGCGGCCTGATGCCTCCGCCCTGGTGTGGGCGGCTGCGGCCAGAGAGTGGTTCACCTGGGGCACGGTCGACCTTCCCCGCATGGCGTGGGGCGCGGCCCGCCGCTGCCGTTTCGTGGGGACTCAGGCGGCGGTGGTGGGCTGGGATGGCAAGGTGAGCTCGTGCATTCCCCTCTCGCACAATTACACCTTTTTCATCTTCGGCCAGCCCAAGTGTGTGCGGCGTTACACCCTGGGGGAGCTCGGGAGTCAGGATCTCTTGGCCATCTGGATGTCGGAAGAGTATGTGAAGTTCAGAAGCAGGGTGCGCCGTTACGATTTCCCCTCGTGCGTTGACTGTGCGCTGGGCGAGACCTGCGACTACCGGTCGGAGAACAGGGACTGCTGGGGAGGAGACCCTTCCTGCGCCGATTGCCTTTGGGCGCAGGACATCATCCGCTGTCCCTGA
- a CDS encoding prolipoprotein diacylglyceryl transferase yields MHPIAFRVGGFEVYTWGILFAAGVLIGVLVAERNARRFGMAPYLYLEGIPYVIVGAMVGARLLYVAAEWSWYAADPRRLLYFREGGLSLYGGLAGGVLAAWLVARARKVGVAPYLDGGSPGIALATAVSRVGCFLNGCCWGVLTGGTWGARTRFAPGLRHPAQLYEAALDLALFAVLWMLGPRLARLKGHVFLAYLGGYSLIRFGVEFVRDVPHIAGWLTVTQPLALVVALASFGLMWWGRKRQLDSCCWKEPGSG; encoded by the coding sequence GTGCACCCCATAGCGTTTCGCGTAGGCGGCTTCGAGGTGTACACGTGGGGGATCCTGTTCGCGGCGGGCGTGCTGATCGGGGTCCTGGTGGCGGAGCGCAACGCCCGGCGCTTTGGTATGGCCCCGTACCTCTACCTGGAAGGTATCCCTTATGTGATCGTGGGGGCGATGGTGGGGGCGCGGCTGCTTTATGTGGCGGCGGAGTGGTCGTGGTACGCTGCCGACCCGCGGCGGCTGCTGTATTTTCGGGAGGGCGGGCTTTCCCTGTATGGGGGGCTTGCCGGCGGAGTGCTGGCGGCCTGGCTCGTCGCGCGGGCCCGAAAGGTGGGTGTGGCCCCGTACCTGGATGGGGGGAGCCCGGGCATCGCGCTGGCGACGGCCGTCAGCCGGGTGGGGTGCTTTCTGAATGGCTGCTGCTGGGGGGTCCTGACGGGTGGGACGTGGGGTGCAAGGACCCGGTTTGCTCCCGGTCTTCGCCACCCCGCTCAGCTGTATGAGGCGGCGCTGGACCTGGCCCTGTTCGCCGTGTTGTGGATGCTGGGGCCCCGGCTGGCGCGGCTGAAGGGCCATGTGTTCCTGGCGTATCTGGGTGGCTATTCGCTGATCCGCTTTGGAGTCGAGTTTGTCAGGGATGTGCCGCACATCGCGGGGTGGCTGACGGTGACGCAGCCGCTGGCGCTGGTTGTGGCCCTGGCGAGCTTTGGTCTGATGTGGTGGGGGAGGAAGAGGCAGCTTGATAGTTGCTGCTGGAAGGAGCCCGGCTCTGGGTAG
- a CDS encoding glycosidase codes for MSGPCRRDFDPTSLFRRYEGNPILTREDWPYPANAVFNPGAVECGGQTVLLARVEDMRGYSHLTVARSPDGRSGWEVSSRPALEPDPSCLEERWGIEDPRIVWVEELGEYAVTCVTFSRGGPVVSLYTTRDFVEFRRHGPLLPPEDKDASLFPRRVGGRFVLMHRPIIRGEAHIWMAFSPDLKHWGDHRMVIPARPGSWDSSRVGLGPPPIETPQGWLVMYHGVRVTASGSLYRVGLALLDLDEPWRVIRRSEEWVFGPRYRYEHVGDVPGVTFPTGAIVDQSTGELRIYYGAADTAICLAFAHKDEVLEYMSRCRSPE; via the coding sequence ATGTCCGGCCCGTGCCGACGTGACTTTGATCCCACCTCCCTGTTCCGGAGGTACGAGGGGAACCCCATTCTGACCCGGGAAGACTGGCCCTATCCGGCAAATGCGGTCTTCAACCCGGGTGCCGTGGAGTGTGGTGGCCAGACAGTCCTCCTGGCCCGGGTCGAAGACATGAGGGGCTATTCGCACCTCACCGTTGCCAGGAGCCCGGACGGGAGGTCTGGCTGGGAGGTGTCCTCGCGGCCGGCCCTTGAGCCGGACCCCTCCTGCCTGGAGGAGCGCTGGGGCATTGAGGACCCGCGGATAGTGTGGGTGGAGGAGCTGGGGGAGTATGCGGTGACCTGCGTGACCTTCTCCAGGGGAGGTCCCGTGGTCTCGTTGTACACCACCAGGGACTTTGTGGAGTTCAGGCGCCACGGGCCGCTTCTGCCGCCGGAGGACAAGGATGCCTCCCTCTTCCCGAGGCGGGTTGGCGGCCGGTTTGTGCTGATGCACCGGCCCATCATCAGGGGCGAAGCCCACATCTGGATGGCGTTTTCTCCCGATCTCAAGCACTGGGGGGACCACAGGATGGTGATACCCGCCAGGCCGGGTTCCTGGGACAGCTCGAGGGTGGGCCTGGGACCTCCTCCCATAGAAACGCCCCAGGGCTGGCTCGTGATGTACCACGGGGTGCGGGTGACGGCATCAGGCAGCCTTTACCGGGTAGGTCTTGCCCTGCTGGATCTGGACGAGCCCTGGAGGGTCATCCGGAGGAGCGAGGAGTGGGTATTCGGCCCCCGTTACAGGTATGAGCACGTGGGGGACGTGCCGGGCGTGACTTTCCCGACGGGGGCGATCGTTGACCAGAGCACGGGGGAACTGAGGATATATTACGGCGCGGCCGACACGGCCATATGTCTGGCCTTTGCTCACAAAGACGAGGTGCTCGAGTACATGAGTAGGTGTCGGTCCCCCGAGTAG
- a CDS encoding glycosyltransferase family 4 protein has protein sequence MTRVPRVAIVSTYPPRQCGLAVFSQNLFNSLRALGEFGEDREANNARLQVVAMEPGQYHGDYPPEVRLQIRAHRWTDYREAAEFLNLSSVDVVSLQHEYGIFGGEDGNLVLHLLKGMKKPVVTTLHTVLERPTPGQRATLKAVCALSTAVVAQAGKAVDMLVDVFDVPRGKIVMIPHGAPDVPFLDPAFYKKSSGTEGRRVLLTFGLMSPNKGIEYAIEAVARLVEEFPDLLYVVLGVTHPEVKKRHGESYRLSLERLVKERGLQDNVMFHNRFVSEQQLLEFLVSADIHLTPYLAEEQIVSGTLAYAVACGKAVVSTPYWYAREVLAEGRGVLVPFRDSAAMADGLRALLADQVLRDGMRSNAYAFGRRMTWPVVARSYMEVFVDAFRAYGPQAAEARRWAKATDHPALPEVNLGHLRTLTDDVGLLQHACHSTPNRFHGYSTDDNARALLVACMNWQLVADESIWPLVHTYMAFVNHAVDPETGRVRNFMSYDRRWLEEAGSDDCHGRTLWALGYCVNYLRVEPLFRLALGLFNRVRSPAAAIRSPRASAYVVLGCVEYLRHFAGDTETWTLAAHQASWLAQLLRENSTADWIWFEDVVTYDNGRLPQALIAAGSYLRDDSLLTGGLRALDWLLDLQTDPEDGHISLVGTDGWYRRGRQRARFDQQPVEIPALMDACYEALRATGEKRWLAAMERCFSWFLGSNDVHSTLCDLSTGGCFDGIHHMGVNQNQGGEAVVSWLMSLHRMHLACNEQTVKAPAGGDDEAASTTP, from the coding sequence ATGACCAGAGTTCCCAGGGTGGCCATCGTGTCTACCTATCCCCCGCGTCAGTGCGGTCTGGCCGTGTTCTCCCAGAACCTGTTCAACAGCCTGAGAGCCCTGGGCGAGTTCGGGGAGGACCGCGAGGCGAACAACGCGCGCTTACAGGTAGTAGCCATGGAGCCCGGCCAGTACCACGGGGACTACCCTCCGGAGGTGCGCCTCCAGATCAGAGCGCACCGGTGGACCGACTACCGCGAGGCGGCCGAGTTCCTGAACCTGTCTTCTGTGGATGTGGTTTCCCTCCAGCATGAGTATGGCATCTTCGGGGGGGAGGACGGAAACCTTGTCCTCCACCTTCTGAAAGGCATGAAGAAGCCGGTGGTGACCACCCTTCACACGGTGCTGGAGCGCCCCACCCCGGGCCAACGCGCCACCCTGAAAGCCGTGTGCGCCCTCTCCACTGCGGTGGTGGCGCAGGCCGGGAAGGCCGTCGACATGCTGGTGGACGTGTTCGACGTGCCCAGAGGAAAGATCGTTATGATCCCCCACGGCGCCCCGGACGTACCGTTCCTGGACCCTGCCTTCTACAAGAAGTCCAGCGGAACCGAAGGCCGGCGCGTCTTGCTCACCTTCGGGCTGATGAGCCCCAACAAGGGGATCGAGTATGCCATAGAGGCCGTGGCCCGCCTGGTTGAGGAGTTCCCCGATCTGCTCTACGTCGTGCTGGGGGTCACCCACCCTGAGGTCAAGAAGCGCCACGGCGAGAGCTACCGCCTTTCCCTCGAGCGGCTGGTAAAAGAGAGAGGTCTCCAGGACAACGTGATGTTCCACAATCGCTTTGTATCCGAGCAACAGCTCCTGGAGTTTTTGGTGTCTGCCGACATCCACCTTACTCCCTACCTGGCCGAGGAGCAGATCGTTTCGGGCACCCTGGCCTATGCGGTGGCCTGCGGGAAAGCCGTTGTCTCCACCCCTTACTGGTACGCCCGGGAGGTCCTGGCGGAGGGCCGGGGAGTGCTGGTCCCCTTTCGGGACTCCGCCGCCATGGCGGACGGTTTAAGGGCGCTCCTCGCGGACCAGGTGCTACGGGATGGCATGCGCAGCAATGCCTACGCCTTCGGCCGCAGGATGACCTGGCCCGTCGTGGCCCGGTCGTACATGGAGGTGTTCGTGGACGCCTTCCGAGCATACGGCCCTCAGGCGGCCGAGGCCCGCCGGTGGGCGAAGGCGACGGATCACCCTGCCCTGCCCGAAGTGAACCTGGGACATCTGAGGACCCTCACCGACGACGTGGGTCTCTTACAGCACGCCTGCCACTCGACGCCCAACCGGTTCCACGGCTACTCCACGGACGACAATGCCCGGGCTTTGCTGGTGGCCTGCATGAACTGGCAACTTGTGGCCGATGAGAGTATCTGGCCGCTCGTTCATACGTACATGGCCTTCGTGAACCACGCGGTCGACCCTGAGACGGGCAGGGTCAGGAACTTCATGTCGTATGACCGCAGGTGGCTGGAGGAGGCAGGTTCCGACGATTGCCACGGGCGGACCCTCTGGGCCCTGGGCTACTGCGTGAACTACCTGCGCGTGGAGCCTTTGTTCAGGCTGGCACTGGGGCTCTTCAACCGCGTTCGCTCACCCGCGGCTGCCATCAGGTCACCCCGGGCCTCGGCCTACGTCGTCCTCGGTTGCGTCGAATATCTCCGGCACTTCGCTGGCGACACCGAAACCTGGACCCTGGCGGCCCACCAGGCCTCGTGGCTGGCGCAGCTCCTGAGGGAGAACTCCACCGCCGACTGGATCTGGTTCGAGGACGTGGTAACGTACGACAACGGGCGTCTTCCCCAAGCGTTGATCGCGGCGGGTTCATACCTGAGGGACGATAGCCTGCTGACGGGCGGGCTCAGGGCGCTGGACTGGCTCCTGGACCTTCAGACGGACCCGGAGGACGGCCACATCTCCCTGGTGGGGACAGACGGATGGTACCGCAGGGGGCGGCAGCGTGCCCGGTTCGACCAGCAGCCTGTCGAGATACCTGCCCTGATGGACGCCTGCTACGAAGCTCTTAGGGCCACCGGGGAGAAGCGCTGGCTGGCGGCCATGGAGAGATGCTTCTCGTGGTTTCTGGGGAGCAACGACGTCCACAGTACCCTGTGTGATCTCAGCACGGGCGGTTGCTTTGATGGCATCCACCACATGGGGGTCAATCAGAACCAGGGAGGGGAAGCTGTCGTCTCGTGGCTGATGTCCCTTCACCGCATGCACCTTGCCTGCAACGAGCAGACTGTGAAGGCCCCGGCCGGCGGGGACGATGAAGCTGCCTCTACCACTCCCTGA
- a CDS encoding amidohydrolase family protein, protein MSLPGTALLPGEPHAPACDMIRAGVAVALATDFNPGTCPISSLPLVMGLACAGMRMEPEEVVVAATVNAAHAAGRGEELGSLEEGKQADVVVFAVPGYGHVPSRMGGAPVSRVVKRGKVVVGRGRLVDER, encoded by the coding sequence GTGTCCCTGCCGGGCACGGCTTTATTGCCCGGGGAGCCGCACGCGCCGGCCTGTGACATGATCCGGGCGGGGGTGGCGGTGGCCCTGGCCACGGACTTCAACCCCGGCACCTGTCCCATCTCGTCCTTGCCTCTGGTCATGGGGCTGGCGTGTGCGGGGATGCGGATGGAGCCGGAGGAGGTTGTGGTGGCGGCGACTGTCAACGCCGCCCACGCGGCGGGTCGGGGTGAAGAGCTGGGCAGCCTGGAGGAGGGGAAGCAGGCGGACGTGGTGGTCTTTGCTGTGCCCGGCTACGGGCACGTTCCCTCCCGTATGGGAGGCGCCCCTGTCAGTCGGGTGGTGAAGCGGGGGAAGGTAGTGGTGGGGCGGGGCCGGCTGGT